TCGCGGAGGGGACCACAATGACAGAGGATAACGGGCGGGCTCTCGCGAGAAGATGGATCTCGAGGATAATACTCGCTACGTTTCTCGCGCTCATCATTTTGAGTCTGCCGGCGATGTGCCAGCGGCACGAGTCGCCGAGCTTCAAGTATTCCAAGGAAGCCAACGAGATCTACTCGGATGAACGACATCAGCATCAGCCTTATGATCATGATCACGATCACGATCACGTTCACGTTCACGATCATGAACATGAACATGAAGAACATGATCCAATACGGTATGATCTACATGGCCATGAGTACCCTCCTCCGAAAGCTTCGACAAAACCAAGCCCTCCGCATATTAAGAATTACAAAGATATTGTTGTAAGAGCCATTGGGTCGACCTTGATCATATCTGCCGCACCTTTCCTCATATTGTTCTTCGTGCCGCTTGACAACACCGAGCAAAGCGAGTGGCTGCTCAAGATCCTGCTGAGCTTCGCGTCCGGTGGCCTGCTAGGCGATGCGTTTCTTCATTTGATTCCACACGCGATGATCCCTCACTCACACGGCTCTTCAGAAACACACTCACACTCGCATTCCAATTCTCATGACGAACCAGGACATCACAAACATGATATATCCGTCGGTTTGTCCATATTGTTAGGGCTAATAGTATTTCTAATGGTGGAGAAGGCAGTACGTATTGTTAAGGGCGATCATGGCCATTCACAcgagaaaaaaagtgttttggtagagaagagagaggggaagaaagaggagaggaaagaggagaaaaaagaggagaagaaagaagggaaaaaacaggagaaaaaagaggataAGAAAAACAGCGGTAAAGCAGTTTCCAAGGCGTGCAAGACACCTGAAAGCGATATCAAGATCGCCGGCTATCTGAACTTGGCGGCGGACTTCCTGCATAACTTTACAGATGGTCTGGCTATAGGAGCCAGTTACATGGCTGGAGACAGTATCGGTTACGTAACGACATTCATGATATTGTTACATGAAATTCCTCATGAAATTGGTGATTTTGCCATCCTGATACAAAGTGGATACAGTAAAAGTAAGGTGAGATAAACggatgcaaatataaatatattacatttaagaaCAGATTAAACTAtacgaaatattataaaatacaatgaaAGATTTCAGTTGCAATCTATTTTGCTGACTTtcctaattatattttcttgtgaagttcaacataaaaaaattttgcagtttCAAATGGTTTGTAATCTTACAGGCTATGAAGATGCAGTTGGTCACTGCTATAGGAGCTTTATTAggaacttttatttctttgttggCAGAAGGAATGggtaagaaatatataatggcaacatttaaataaacatgCTAGATTTTAGTTTGTATATCTCGTCTAATTTTATCTTGTGCGTTCTAGGTGATTTTGCAACAAAATGGATTCTTCCTTTTACAGCAGGAGGCTTTATTTACATTGCAACCGTTTCTGTAATACCAGAACTTTTAACTGCCACCAAACTTTGGCAATCAGTTCAGGAGATATCTGCACTTCTTGTCGGAGTATCTCTGATGGTTTTTATGTCAAACATCGAATAAGAAATACAtttgttcaaatttattttattattctcattCTCAGTTTATTTCATTCTTACTCATTAGCTCTGAGAGCATTTccaatagataaataataggGTAGACAAGAAATTTGCCCTTTGCAAGCAACAGGAATTGTCGAAttcaattgtaaataaaaaaattgtgttcgTCTTGATGAAGAACAGGATtgtgaaaatagaaaagaactTTTACGGCAAccgttatttttacattgaaaaACAAACTCGGTGattttgtgaaatataaaacatttaaagatataaaaacatcATGATCTATAATTACAAGATAATGttacgatattaatttattcaatatagcTAAATATTAACTATATAGTGTGTTtgataaatctatatattttgtcataaagAAATTCAATATTCACACATTTGTTcctatatacagggtgttcccTAACATGTGGGAGCTACTTCAGCAGAGAATAGGAGACACCCtgtattttttgaattattacttcaagatattttttatccacatataattgatatattttatatgtatggctatatttgataaataatttatttaaaattatattttgattttataattctgtatgattattattaatataagtctgaaatatataattatattcattaagattattataaattatgtattcagGGAAAGTACTTAATTTACTTGTCTTCATATTTGGTATgcctaaaacaaaaaaaactatCTGATACTACTGAGCCAAATATTTAGATGAAATAATGagtacttttaaaattatagataagtATAACTTGAATGATGGCATATATTTGATGTGTGCATAAATTTAAGTAAGAGTGATTAGTTTAATTCGTTATTACTCTTGTTGTAATCTATtcttatgattttataatgaatctTTGTTTGTAAATGAGCCTAAATGTAATTTCTGCgtgattatttttcataatgaagagagagaaaatgtttcttatatcaaagaaaatataactatTGGATTAAGTACTTCTTCAATTATTTACCAGTGTCAATATAACTTGATATACTTGCAAACGGATATAAATGGCACATGATCAATGATAAATAGccataatttaattcaatgcTTTTgagtttacaataaaatgtagataatataattcatcatatataaaattgttataaaaatcctgtctaaaatgttaaaaaaaatgaattcactttaacaaatatatattggtGCTATCAGATTGCTAttctttattgttataaaatattttgtgaagATAATAGATAACTGTACATAAATACACAGTCTATAATGTATCGAAGTGGCAATCGTGTTGTTTAGCAGATGGCAAAAGCTTTCAACAATGTCCCTTCAGAAAATTCTAAATCTGCGcacaaaatttgtattatacaaatatgaaGTGTGTACGCGTATGTACATGCTCTACATCGCTATTATTTGtatcatacatataaatattatctaatattttacattgcagctttctatttaataatagaataaattacaaatgagGTTTTAATGTGCTCATGTGACACAGAATATAACAAATCTAATGTAAAAACTGAAGATACACAAGTGATATCAAAGAGACTGCATATACAATGTATCATTAACATTCCAGAAGTCAAACGTGCGGTTCTTATATCAATAGTGCCTAGTCCGTCGAATACCAAACAATAAATAgctcattttatttaaaaaaaaaaaattgtattttgctACATTCAGCCCTTTGTTACAATcattaaaattcttgaaatgattgattttaaatttttctatacatatttacaGATGCCATTCTCACATAAATTCTCACCTATTTTTAACAACCAACGATTTACAACGACAGTAATCTCTTTACTTCCTTGAGGCATTCATCGGCTTCTAAGAAAGAATTATTGTCGTCTCTGCTTTTAGCTATTTTTCTTCCTCGTTGACAGGATTTTTTGGCTTCGTCGTATAAACCCTTTTTTAGGAGCACATTTCCTAGATTCACGTGAATCGAACCCAAGTCAACCATATCGGGTAGGTTTTCCCCTATAAACATATTACGTAGCATATTATGCGTTGCAATTAATCATTagacaaattatatatcattaccTATTTTCGCTGCAGcagacaaatatttaatagctTCATCATATTCTCCTCGTATACAACTAATCGTTCCCAAGTCATTAAGCAGAACTACAGTCTGTTCGTGCTCTTCACCGTTCAtctttttacatatgttataaGCCTGAAGGAAATAGTTAAAAGCTTCGGTATGTCGAGACTGTGCAAGTAAAAATCGCCCGTACCAGTCGAAGGCCATACCCTGCAGCAGTACAGCGTCTTCGTTGTCAGGATCTTTTTCAACGTGCGATTTTAAGTGCtccatacaaaatttataaccCTGCTCCGCTTTCctgaataaacaaaataaatatacctcttatatgtaatatagTGTATGTGTGATAAAAAGGAGATGTAATGAACTTTTAGTAGGAGTATAATGAGAGAGCACGAGGCTTGGTTGTCACATTTTCAAACGTATCTTTCTGTATGTAATCTTTAAggatataattctttatttatgttaaatgtcgcgccttaaaaaaaaaatcaaaagtaaAGTAATTCACGGCAGATCACGTTGCTTACTTTGTCTCGCTTAAATGTTCAAATATTTTGGCCATCTTCAGGCTTATGTGGACGACTCGTATGTCATCCTCCGCGGCTCCATTCGACATCAGCCTCTGCAAAACTGATACGAACAAGTTCTCCGCTTTGCGATAATTTCCAGTGTCGAAAGCAAGATTGGCCATTACGTCATAGATATACGTGACAGCGTCGTAATGCTGTACGGTTTGCGCTTGACGCAACGCCACGTGCAGCATTTGCTCCGCCTTGTCACATTCTCCCTTCTACAAAGGGAAAGCAAACGTTGCTGAAACTGTACGAGATTCAAATAAAGATTCGGCATCTGCTATAAATGTCGGTAGTTCGTAATggcgaaaaatatatatttaacatttatacgGGTATTTATTCTTGCATAAACATCAAACACATTTATGATATCCTGATCTCAAAATACTTAACCTGTATCAACAGTACAGCTCGTTTGATCGTCATAATGACTTCCGGGACTTCCTCGTCGGTATTCTcgatatcataaatataatttaaaattaaagtaggCAAGGACACGGCGAGAAGCATCCTGGACCTTCTCCCCTGCGGCCTGTGCCCATCGTTGAACCGGCATCTATCTATCCTCGCGCAGAATCGCGGCGGTTTTACAGAGGTATTTTTATAGACGTGTAGTACATCACGTCGCGCATTCGTCGCCGAGCGAATAAAACTGACA
The nucleotide sequence above comes from Temnothorax longispinosus isolate EJ_2023e chromosome 4, Tlon_JGU_v1, whole genome shotgun sequence. Encoded proteins:
- the Catsup gene encoding protein catecholamines up, which translates into the protein MTEDNGRALARRWISRIILATFLALIILSLPAMCQRHESPSFKYSKEANEIYSDERHQHQPYDHDHDHDHVHVHDHEHEHEEHDPIRYDLHGHEYPPPKASTKPSPPHIKNYKDIVVRAIGSTLIISAAPFLILFFVPLDNTEQSEWLLKILLSFASGGLLGDAFLHLIPHAMIPHSHGSSETHSHSHSNSHDEPGHHKHDISVGLSILLGLIVFLMVEKAVRIVKGDHGHSHEKKSVLVEKREGKKEERKEEKKEEKKEGKKQEKKEDKKNSGKAVSKACKTPESDIKIAGYLNLAADFLHNFTDGLAIGASYMAGDSIGYVTTFMILLHEIPHEIGDFAILIQSGYSKSKAMKMQLVTAIGALLGTFISLLAEGMGDFATKWILPFTAGGFIYIATVSVIPELLTATKLWQSVQEISALLVGVSLMVFMSNIE
- the Ttc19 gene encoding tetratricopeptide repeat protein 19 homolog, mitochondrial encodes the protein MYRLNSVSRVSRCALSNVSFIRSATNARRDVLHVYKNTSVKPPRFCARIDRCRFNDGHRPQGRRSRMLLAVSLPTLILNYIYDIENTDEEVPEVIMTIKRAVLLIQKGECDKAEQMLHVALRQAQTVQHYDAVTYIYDVMANLAFDTGNYRKAENLFVSVLQRLMSNGAAEDDIRVVHISLKMAKIFEHLSETKKAEQGYKFCMEHLKSHVEKDPDNEDAVLLQGMAFDWYGRFLLAQSRHTEAFNYFLQAYNICKKMNGEEHEQTVVLLNDLGTISCIRGEYDEAIKYLSAAAKIGENLPDMVDLGSIHVNLGNVLLKKGLYDEAKKSCQRGRKIAKSRDDNNSFLEADECLKEVKRLLSL